One window of the Salvia splendens isolate huo1 chromosome 1, SspV2, whole genome shotgun sequence genome contains the following:
- the LOC121804342 gene encoding uncharacterized protein LOC121804342: protein MGIGNKKNEVRSIHDQKSIFLPMFCRLSIKDLKLNTIPISAAAAEPTSPRVSCIGQVKRNSRVTAHKHSNPRKSTHFSTKTLLPATSGRKSERLRDSRRAVGNQELCGVKAKLDISNMDPPLPVVKTAAAEVNLWKRRFDGVKSMHIQPIHLPPNKFQPPPPITV from the coding sequence ATGGGAATTGGGAATAAAAAAAACGAAGTAAGAAGTATTCACGACCAAAAAAGCATTTTCTTACCCATGTTTTGCCGCTTATCCATCAAAGACCTCAAGCTCAACACAATTCccatctccgccgccgccgctgaaCCCACCTCTCCCAGAGTCAGCTGCATTGGCCAAGTCAAGCGCAATAGCCGCGTCACCGCCCACAAACACTCCAATCCCAGAAAAAGCACACACTTCTCCACCAAAACCCTTCTCCCTGCCACCTCAGGCCGGAAAAGTGAGAGGCTGAGAGATTCGAGAAGAGCGGTGGGGAATCAAGAACTATGCGGTGTTAAGGCGAAGTTGGATATTAGCAACATGGATCCGCCGTTGCCGGTGGTGAAGACGGCGGCGGCAGAGGTGAATTTGTGGAAGAGAAGATTTGATGGGGTGAAAAGCATGCATATTCAGCCCATTCATTTGCCGCCCAACAAATTTCAACCGCCGCCGCCGATCACAGTATGA